Proteins encoded in a region of the Bacteroidota bacterium genome:
- a CDS encoding MFS transporter: MSENAPNFNFTPYQKFMVAILAIMQFTVVLDFMVLSPLGALLLEKLNINTQQFGLVVSAYAFSAGASGLLAAGFADKFDRKKLLLFFYTGFIIGTFLCGIAPNYEFLLMARIVTGLFGGVISSIGFAIITDLFVMQQRGRVMGFVQMSFAGSQVLGIPVGLYFANKLGWHSPFIIIVGLSILVALVILIKMKPINAHLETKSNTTAFQHLTKIFTNGGYIKAFGATVLLATGGFMLMPFASAFSVNNLGLKIDDLPMLYMFTGLFSMAVGPLAGKLSDKTSKISVFFGGSVLTMIVVSIYCNLGITPFWLVLLLNILLFAGVLSRVVPAQALMTAVPEPQDRGAFMSVNSSIQQISGGVASAVAGMIVVQTEGKAIENYNVLGYVVIVSMIITLIMMNNINSFIQRKQA, translated from the coding sequence ATGTCTGAAAACGCTCCCAATTTTAATTTCACGCCTTATCAAAAATTCATGGTCGCTATTTTGGCAATCATGCAATTTACAGTTGTATTAGATTTTATGGTTCTTTCTCCTCTCGGAGCTTTATTGCTCGAGAAATTAAACATCAACACACAACAATTTGGCTTGGTTGTTTCGGCTTATGCTTTTAGCGCAGGTGCTTCCGGATTATTAGCTGCAGGCTTTGCCGATAAATTCGATCGCAAAAAATTATTATTGTTTTTTTATACGGGATTTATCATTGGCACATTTTTATGTGGCATTGCTCCCAATTACGAATTTTTATTAATGGCGCGTATTGTAACCGGCTTGTTTGGTGGCGTAATTTCCTCTATAGGATTTGCGATTATTACCGACTTATTTGTGATGCAACAAAGAGGCCGCGTGATGGGCTTTGTACAAATGTCGTTTGCAGGAAGTCAGGTGTTAGGTATTCCTGTTGGGTTATACTTTGCTAATAAACTCGGCTGGCATTCACCCTTCATCATTATTGTTGGATTAAGCATTCTTGTAGCTTTAGTGATTTTGATAAAAATGAAACCCATTAACGCACATCTCGAAACAAAATCAAACACAACAGCCTTCCAACATCTCACAAAAATTTTTACAAATGGCGGTTACATCAAAGCCTTTGGCGCTACAGTATTGTTGGCAACAGGAGGTTTTATGCTAATGCCATTCGCCAGCGCATTTAGTGTAAACAATCTCGGATTAAAAATAGACGATCTTCCTATGCTATATATGTTCACCGGATTGTTTTCAATGGCTGTTGGTCCTTTAGCCGGAAAATTGAGTGATAAAACCAGTAAGATAAGTGTCTTTTTTGGAGGCTCTGTACTCACCATGATTGTTGTATCCATTTACTGTAACTTAGGAATTACTCCATTTTGGTTGGTTTTACTGCTAAACATTTTATTATTTGCAGGTGTTTTATCCAGAGTTGTGCCGGCGCAAGCACTCATGACCGCGGTTCCGGAGCCACAAGACAGAGGCGCATTTATGAGCGTTAATTCATCGATACAGCAAATTTCGGGAGGCGTTGCCTCTGCCGTTGCGGGAATGATTGTAGTGCAAACCGAAGGAAAAGCCATAGAAAACTACAATGTTTTAGGTTATGTAGTGATCGTGAGTATGATCATCACACTCATTATGATGAATAACATTAATAGCTTTATTCAAAGAAAACAGGCTTAA
- a CDS encoding LPXTG cell wall anchor domain-containing protein, translating to MNIAIFAGVFVVVVLGGWFVVNRRKKSKDKESR from the coding sequence ATGAATATAGCAATTTTTGCCGGAGTATTTGTTGTAGTTGTTCTTGGAGGATGGTTTGTTGTAAACCGAAGGAAGAAATCGAAGGATAAGGAGTCGCGGTAA
- a CDS encoding T9SS type A sorting domain-containing protein: MKKIYTLIFGVLLINTAVKAQITLTKAANEPVIGDVDNRQAMDTVNAIPNNSGPGQVWDFSTLTTGTAAAVANTYTTPSSVPGGTAHPTATIAQTDGTSPRFYKSTATTFEMLGMAASSVVLTYTNTGVVANWPITYNYANNDPIAGTLSSSFGNGTFSGNAVVTAPGTGTLLLPGRTYNNVLQLVSYMNINATIPGTLLPIPITATLNITNYQYYDASQKFPLLTVTISRLNSLAGNQVTTTIDVNNNIYAGINEYNLDNSLVIYPNPASNNITIHLNNSNSAKVEIINQFGQVVKTVNIESKNDNINISDLSSGVYFVKTLSENKSSVKKLIKD; encoded by the coding sequence ATGAAAAAAATCTACACGTTAATTTTTGGGGTTCTTTTAATTAACACAGCTGTTAAGGCTCAAATAACTTTAACTAAAGCTGCAAATGAACCTGTAATCGGTGATGTTGATAATCGCCAAGCCATGGATACAGTTAATGCTATTCCAAACAATTCCGGGCCAGGACAAGTTTGGGATTTCAGCACATTAACTACAGGTACTGCAGCGGCCGTTGCGAATACCTATACAACTCCATCATCCGTACCGGGAGGAACTGCGCATCCAACTGCAACCATTGCACAAACTGATGGTACCAGTCCGCGTTTTTATAAATCTACCGCTACAACATTTGAAATGCTTGGCATGGCAGCATCGAGTGTAGTTTTAACATACACAAATACAGGTGTTGTTGCAAACTGGCCAATCACTTACAACTACGCCAACAACGACCCCATTGCAGGTACTCTTTCATCATCTTTCGGCAATGGTACTTTCTCAGGAAACGCTGTAGTTACTGCTCCGGGAACCGGTACACTTTTACTACCGGGAAGAACGTATAATAATGTTTTACAATTGGTGTCATATATGAACATAAACGCAACCATTCCCGGCACGTTACTTCCGATTCCAATTACTGCAACTTTAAACATTACTAATTACCAGTACTATGATGCCAGTCAAAAATTTCCATTATTAACAGTTACTATATCAAGACTTAATTCATTAGCTGGTAACCAAGTTACAACTACAATTGATGTAAACAATAATATTTACGCAGGAATTAATGAATACAATTTAGATAACTCATTAGTGATCTATCCGAACCCGGCTTCTAATAATATCACTATTCATTTAAACAATTCCAATAGTGCCAAAGTTGAGATCATTAATCAATTCGGACAAGTAGTAAAGACTGTAAACATCGAGAGTAAGAATGACAACATCAATATCTCTGACTTGAGCAGTGGCGTTTACTTTGTCAAAACTCTTTCTGAAAATAAATCATCCGTAAAAAAATTAATCAAGGATTAA
- a CDS encoding site-specific integrase codes for MKTGNSFGVLFYLKKHKEVDGCAPLVVRISVDGIRAEISLKQRIQVEKWNKHKEMIMLNDQSSKDLNMYINQLRARIFEIYRGMQLNQTLITAEAVKNAFLGKDDKEHTLLKIIQYHNDNMKDTLAWGTAKNYYTTQKYVKEFLSVKLKTSDIYLRQLNYKFLTDFEMFLRNHVPGENQRPCSNNTVMKHIERFRKIVTMAIKNEWLKQDPFIKFKPTFIRKDRGFLTEEELFAIENKEIENESLRAVRDMFIFSCYTGLAFADAYNLKQEHLNKGIDGRLWITIHRQKTDVKSQIPLLPKAVEIVNSYKEHPKVKQFGTLLPMLTNQRFNSYLKEIAVIAGVNKNLTHHLARHTFATTVCIQNGITFDALKGMLGHASIRTTQIYGKVLPKRISMEMDILFNKFDKEKSSAGEFVREAQ; via the coding sequence ATGAAAACAGGTAACTCTTTTGGTGTATTATTCTACTTGAAAAAACATAAGGAGGTGGATGGCTGCGCTCCGTTAGTTGTAAGAATTTCAGTCGATGGAATTCGCGCTGAAATTTCTTTGAAGCAAAGAATTCAAGTGGAAAAATGGAATAAGCATAAGGAAATGATTATGCTTAATGATCAATCTTCAAAAGACCTCAACATGTACATTAATCAGCTCCGAGCGCGAATATTTGAAATCTACCGAGGTATGCAACTCAATCAAACTTTGATCACAGCAGAAGCCGTAAAAAACGCTTTTCTGGGCAAAGATGATAAAGAGCACACCCTACTTAAAATCATCCAGTATCATAACGATAATATGAAAGATACTCTTGCCTGGGGTACTGCAAAAAACTATTACACTACGCAGAAATATGTAAAGGAGTTCCTGTCAGTAAAGCTAAAAACAAGTGATATTTATTTACGCCAACTCAATTATAAATTCCTTACCGATTTTGAGATGTTTCTTCGTAATCATGTTCCCGGTGAAAATCAAAGACCTTGTTCCAATAATACTGTAATGAAACACATTGAGCGTTTTCGCAAGATTGTTACAATGGCAATAAAAAACGAATGGTTGAAACAAGATCCGTTTATCAAATTCAAACCAACATTCATTCGTAAGGATCGCGGGTTCTTAACAGAGGAAGAATTGTTCGCAATTGAAAACAAAGAAATTGAAAATGAAAGCCTACGCGCAGTAAGAGATATGTTTATTTTCTCATGTTACACAGGTCTAGCATTTGCTGATGCTTACAATTTGAAACAAGAACATCTCAATAAAGGTATCGATGGCAGGTTGTGGATTACAATTCACCGTCAGAAAACTGATGTAAAATCACAAATTCCTCTTTTGCCAAAGGCGGTTGAAATTGTAAACTCCTACAAAGAACATCCGAAAGTAAAACAGTTCGGAACCCTCTTACCAATGCTCACTAATCAGCGTTTCAATTCTTACTTGAAAGAAATTGCAGTAATCGCTGGAGTAAATAAAAATCTTACTCATCATTTAGCGCGTCACACTTTCGCTACTACAGTTTGTATTCAAAATGGGATCACTTTCGATGCACTTAAAGGAATGTTAGGTCACGCCTCAATTCGTACAACTCAGATCTACGGCAAAGTATTACCAAAGCGTATTAGTATGGAAATGGATATACTCTTTAATAAATTTGATAAAGAAAAATCTTCTGCTGGCGAATTTGTTCGGGAAGCTCAATAG
- a CDS encoding alpha/beta hydrolase: protein MVSVFLFIATNLFSQTNPSYQDPTLNNLVHPKGYKSCKIGELGSVKKYGKGKKPMIIVAGMGFSDNEYSGIISNYKKEFTVYFVTPAGFGKTKAPNMPDTSVKYASMAWTYGIVDGILKLISKEKLNKPVVIAHFINATHVALKLASDYPDKISKIVILSGSPYRYYAMPKNKSQTEYDWEKEYKMSAKQRSMITETFMAPKWFKTVTEKTWDSFMWTANDYCKDSLTGNQLFKSIANIPMQILIRYMIEWGAYDDANIYQNIKVPTLILIPDFKGILDADPKDTISCNRASAKQYLKYYFQFPWEKAKSSGNSLIQTNTVPDTRLFMWYDRPKEVYQIMSDFLTRE, encoded by the coding sequence TTGGTCTCTGTATTTCTTTTTATTGCCACTAATCTCTTTTCACAAACTAATCCATCTTATCAAGATCCAACTCTTAATAATCTGGTTCATCCAAAAGGGTATAAAAGCTGTAAAATCGGTGAGCTAGGTTCTGTAAAAAAATATGGTAAAGGTAAAAAGCCTATGATAATAGTCGCCGGCATGGGTTTCAGTGATAATGAATACAGCGGAATCATTAGCAATTATAAAAAAGAGTTCACGGTCTATTTCGTTACACCTGCCGGTTTCGGAAAAACTAAAGCGCCTAACATGCCGGATACTTCTGTGAAGTATGCTTCTATGGCTTGGACTTACGGAATTGTTGATGGTATCTTGAAACTCATTTCAAAAGAAAAACTCAATAAGCCCGTCGTTATCGCTCATTTTATAAATGCAACACACGTAGCGCTAAAACTTGCATCGGACTATCCTGATAAAATAAGCAAAATTGTCATCTTATCGGGATCACCGTATAGGTATTATGCGATGCCTAAAAACAAGTCTCAAACAGAATATGATTGGGAAAAGGAGTATAAAATGTCTGCCAAGCAGCGTTCTATGATAACCGAAACTTTTATGGCTCCAAAGTGGTTTAAAACTGTAACAGAGAAAACATGGGATTCGTTTATGTGGACAGCAAATGATTATTGTAAGGATAGCCTCACCGGAAATCAATTATTTAAAAGCATTGCAAATATTCCAATGCAGATCCTTATTCGGTATATGATCGAATGGGGAGCATATGATGACGCGAACATATATCAAAATATTAAGGTTCCTACGCTGATATTAATACCTGATTTTAAAGGTATCCTTGATGCAGATCCAAAAGACACAATTTCTTGTAATAGAGCTTCTGCTAAGCAGTATCTTAAATATTATTTCCAGTTTCCATGGGAAAAGGCCAAGTCTTCCGGTAACTCATTAATACAAACAAACACTGTTCCTGATACCCGGCTATTCATGTGGTACGATCGACCCAAGGAAGTATATCAAATTATGAGTGATTTCCTAACTAGGGAATAA
- a CDS encoding beta-lactamase family protein: MKTLKINCLILLSFLIYNGNAQQSANSHVNLIIKHYNDNDLDSLYFLLASNFQKEFPKEIHHEFYKNSIKAAYGKLNSIERKSSNKDGDAYIANFENGKLILLLRVSENGIESVQWLPPDQAETPKRNIEEIKSDNKKADVLDVKIDSIVLDYLREANTSGMSIAVLHRGKIRYYNYGETDKKTKRLPALTTIYEIGSITKTFTGIMLANAVLEGKIKLEDDIRKYIGNDYSNLSYKNEPIRIKHLCTHTSLLPSVPMDVENQVGFKATDPYKNYTSEMLFAYLKTIKLDTIPGSKYEYSNVGFALLANILEKVYKLPLESLFEKYITKPNRMNNTSLIAKGSEEMAIGYTADTGLEAEYWNWKSIAGAGGIKSNIQDMAKYVETNLKSDNKAASLSHKKIYNQGQHAQGMAWVISPGKDTAQFIWHNGRTAGFSSVCGFIKELGFGVVVLSNSGMSCDRVGFGIIKHLMK, translated from the coding sequence ATGAAAACACTTAAAATTAATTGCCTTATACTTTTATCGTTTTTGATATATAATGGAAACGCGCAACAAAGTGCTAATTCACATGTGAATCTTATCATAAAACATTATAACGATAACGATCTCGATTCATTATATTTTCTACTTGCAAGTAATTTTCAAAAGGAATTTCCTAAAGAAATACACCATGAATTTTATAAGAACAGCATTAAAGCTGCTTATGGTAAATTGAATAGTATTGAAAGGAAATCCAGCAATAAAGATGGAGATGCTTATATAGCCAATTTTGAGAATGGGAAACTAATTCTTTTGTTAAGAGTAAGTGAAAATGGTATTGAGAGTGTGCAATGGTTGCCGCCTGACCAAGCTGAAACTCCTAAAAGAAATATAGAGGAAATAAAGAGTGATAATAAAAAGGCAGATGTACTGGATGTAAAAATTGATTCTATTGTATTGGATTACCTTAGAGAAGCAAATACCAGTGGTATGAGTATTGCTGTACTACATAGAGGTAAGATCAGATATTATAACTATGGAGAAACAGATAAGAAGACCAAGAGGCTGCCTGCACTCACGACTATATATGAAATAGGATCTATTACAAAAACATTCACTGGAATTATGCTTGCTAATGCAGTTTTGGAAGGGAAAATTAAATTAGAAGATGATATAAGAAAATATATTGGTAATGACTACAGTAATCTTAGTTACAAAAATGAACCTATAAGAATAAAGCATCTATGTACTCATACTTCGTTGTTACCTTCTGTTCCAATGGATGTTGAGAATCAAGTAGGATTTAAAGCTACTGATCCGTATAAGAATTACACTAGTGAAATGCTATTCGCATACTTAAAGACTATTAAACTTGATACAATTCCTGGATCGAAATATGAATACTCAAATGTAGGTTTTGCACTTTTAGCTAACATACTTGAGAAAGTTTACAAATTACCACTGGAATCATTATTTGAAAAGTATATTACGAAACCTAACCGAATGAACAACACTTCGCTTATAGCTAAAGGATCAGAAGAGATGGCGATTGGTTATACGGCAGACACAGGATTGGAGGCAGAATATTGGAATTGGAAGTCAATTGCGGGTGCAGGAGGAATAAAATCGAATATTCAAGACATGGCAAAATATGTTGAGACGAACTTAAAATCTGATAACAAAGCGGCTTCACTTTCACATAAGAAGATTTATAATCAAGGGCAGCATGCTCAAGGAATGGCTTGGGTTATCTCTCCCGGCAAGGACACCGCGCAGTTTATCTGGCATAACGGAAGAACCGCCGGGTTTAGTAGTGTATGCGGATTTATAAAAGAATTGGGGTTTGGTGTTGTTGTACTTAGTAACAGTGGAATGAGTTGTGATCGGGTTGGGTTTGGAATAATAAAGCATTTAATGAAATAA
- a CDS encoding zinc ribbon domain-containing protein codes for MEKEYKMCQSCSMPLNKDPKGGGSNADGTKSKMYCSYCYENGKFLQPDVSAQEMQAFVKAKLKEKGGFLGLFAGFFTAGIPNLERWKNK; via the coding sequence ATGGAAAAAGAATATAAAATGTGTCAGAGTTGCAGTATGCCACTAAATAAAGATCCTAAGGGTGGAGGTTCCAATGCTGACGGAACTAAAAGTAAAATGTATTGCAGTTACTGTTATGAAAACGGAAAATTTTTACAGCCTGATGTTTCCGCTCAGGAAATGCAAGCGTTTGTAAAAGCTAAGTTGAAGGAAAAAGGTGGCTTTTTAGGATTGTTTGCGGGATTTTTCACTGCCGGAATTCCCAATTTAGAGCGTTGGAAGAATAAATAA
- a CDS encoding T9SS type A sorting domain-containing protein: MKNLLLQFMILSAFVGNSQSFIRKAGANDIDHLKKIIALNNNYYLAGNTYSLGTSHIQVIKTDLNGNQLWNSIAQGNVNDFTADLVNLNGSKILSGGTTRKIVGSQNISDGYLQLQNQAGTILWQKTYSVMGNETYFTSIVNTNDSGIAVLGGYYDNMNNNINFLSKLDSNGVVQWIMEYSGSGFLTSDNLLQLSNNDFLITGSIGLGFQMNNAVAYRVSSTGNLIWSEIINYDNVNSQNSSFYHAAELPSGNILLSGYSDYFGSGAMDYIVTKITGNGALINNTYYGTNQIDWLYDANYNPVTNKLILCGESGGIGNPSQSDGLLLSIDTTGILLGSWAAGDTSASFKIERINSIIQSPSDFIGVGYEYDQMNSQDDYYFFKHSYSTASCINYTPSILTVTSTPVIQSLTLTSNIISLTQTSHSLTNVSFYNDTTICSLITTDLPENEIQIDLLMYPNPTSSNFHIESIGDLISEVTVFDLIGRRVHTENNKSRLSNLDLTLDLSTGTYIVRIKTESGRVVSKKILIAKE; this comes from the coding sequence ATGAAAAACTTATTATTACAATTTATGATTCTTTCCGCGTTCGTTGGAAACAGTCAGAGCTTTATTAGAAAAGCGGGTGCAAATGACATCGATCATTTGAAAAAGATAATTGCCTTAAATAACAATTATTACCTGGCCGGTAATACTTATTCCTTAGGCACATCCCATATTCAGGTAATTAAGACAGATTTGAATGGCAATCAACTATGGAATAGCATTGCGCAAGGAAATGTAAATGATTTTACAGCCGATTTAGTTAACTTAAATGGAAGCAAGATTTTAAGTGGGGGCACAACAAGAAAAATTGTTGGCAGCCAGAATATTAGTGATGGCTATCTTCAATTGCAGAATCAGGCAGGAACAATACTTTGGCAGAAAACGTACTCCGTGATGGGGAATGAAACCTATTTCACTTCGATTGTGAATACAAATGATAGTGGCATTGCAGTTTTAGGCGGTTACTACGATAACATGAATAACAACATCAATTTCTTAAGTAAACTTGATAGTAATGGCGTCGTTCAATGGATCATGGAATATTCAGGCTCAGGCTTTCTCACTTCCGATAATTTACTACAACTATCTAATAATGATTTCCTGATTACGGGGAGCATAGGTTTAGGGTTTCAAATGAATAACGCTGTTGCCTATAGAGTAAGCTCAACTGGTAATTTAATTTGGAGCGAAATAATAAACTACGACAATGTTAATTCTCAAAACTCATCTTTCTATCACGCAGCAGAATTGCCGAGTGGCAATATTCTTCTAAGCGGTTACAGTGATTACTTTGGGTCGGGAGCAATGGATTATATAGTGACAAAAATTACAGGTAACGGTGCGCTCATTAATAATACTTATTACGGGACCAATCAAATAGACTGGTTATACGATGCAAATTACAATCCTGTAACAAATAAATTGATACTGTGCGGTGAATCGGGAGGGATTGGTAATCCGTCGCAAAGTGATGGTCTTTTGTTATCAATAGATACTACCGGTATACTCCTAGGCAGTTGGGCTGCAGGTGATACGTCAGCCAGTTTTAAAATTGAACGTATAAACTCAATCATTCAATCGCCTTCAGATTTTATAGGCGTTGGATACGAATACGACCAGATGAACAGTCAGGATGATTATTATTTCTTTAAACACAGTTATAGTACCGCCAGCTGTATAAATTACACACCAAGTATCTTAACCGTAACAAGCACACCGGTTATACAAAGTTTGACATTGACAAGTAATATAATAAGCTTAACACAAACCAGTCACTCATTAACCAATGTTTCATTTTACAACGATACTACGATTTGTTCTCTCATAACCACGGATCTTCCAGAAAATGAAATTCAAATTGATTTACTCATGTATCCAAATCCAACAAGCTCAAACTTTCATATTGAATCTATAGGAGATTTGATCTCTGAAGTAACGGTATTCGATTTGATCGGAAGGCGTGTGCATACCGAAAATAATAAATCACGTTTAAGTAACCTAGACCTAACATTAGATCTAAGTACCGGAACATACATAGTTCGCATAAAAACTGAAAGCGGAAGGGTTGTATCTAAGAAAATACTCATTGCGAAGGAATAG
- a CDS encoding DUF1905 domain-containing protein — protein MVKFTAILEKFGKKGEKTGWTYIDIPSEIANKIKPDTKKSFRVKGKLDTFPIKSVSLVPMGEGDYIMAINADMRKGLKKIKGEKITVQIEEDKEELKISSDFLDCLKEEKEAKAFFDKLPKSHQNYYSKWIESAKTEATKAKRIAQSINGFKMKMNYPEMIRYYKSQKQND, from the coding sequence ATGGTAAAATTTACGGCAATACTCGAAAAATTTGGCAAAAAAGGAGAGAAGACTGGTTGGACCTATATTGACATTCCATCAGAAATTGCCAATAAAATCAAACCTGATACAAAAAAATCGTTTCGTGTAAAAGGTAAGTTAGACACATTCCCTATTAAAAGCGTGAGTCTTGTTCCAATGGGCGAAGGAGATTATATCATGGCTATCAATGCCGATATGCGTAAGGGATTGAAAAAAATAAAAGGCGAAAAAATTACCGTACAAATAGAAGAAGATAAAGAAGAATTAAAAATTTCATCCGATTTTTTGGATTGTTTAAAAGAAGAAAAAGAAGCTAAAGCATTCTTCGATAAATTACCTAAATCGCACCAAAACTATTACAGCAAATGGATTGAAAGTGCGAAAACAGAAGCCACCAAAGCTAAACGTATAGCTCAAAGCATTAACGGTTTTAAAATGAAAATGAATTATCCTGAAATGATCCGTTATTATAAGTCGCAAAAGCAAAATGACTAA
- a CDS encoding DUF4199 domain-containing protein produces the protein MKIFLKFGLIQAAIYITWSLVIYITGLDTTYIHIGYISDYLVLLIPIIVTYKGLKADALSLPQSYTLLNGLKTGLLLNLVCYSIYMPFLIVYHTFINPEWLDYVLKLTETKLLERNVAPEAIKVSLETISKQSTISNHIISGLIFGVILIGGLISVISTLIIRRKLKQKQIS, from the coding sequence ATGAAAATATTTCTAAAATTTGGTTTGATTCAAGCTGCTATATACATTACTTGGTCTTTGGTGATCTACATAACAGGTCTTGATACGACTTATATTCATATCGGATACATAAGTGACTATCTTGTATTACTTATTCCGATTATTGTCACCTATAAGGGCCTCAAGGCAGATGCATTAAGTCTACCTCAAAGTTACACTTTACTTAACGGATTGAAAACCGGATTACTTCTTAATCTTGTTTGCTATTCAATCTATATGCCATTCCTGATTGTATATCATACTTTCATTAACCCTGAGTGGTTAGATTACGTTTTAAAATTAACTGAAACAAAACTCTTAGAAAGAAATGTTGCTCCGGAGGCCATCAAAGTAAGTCTGGAAACAATTTCCAAACAAAGTACAATAAGCAATCACATTATCTCCGGTTTGATATTTGGTGTTATACTAATTGGTGGATTGATTTCAGTTATCTCAACCTTAATAATACGCCGCAAACTCAAACAGAAACAAATCAGTTAA
- a CDS encoding T9SS type A sorting domain-containing protein, with translation MKAKSIFRFFALLVGAIISPINLSGQLAPIWSQSVDPTASDDEATAITSNSNAIFVAGFDYSASNSNWRIEKRDLTTGNYIPTFGTGGVVFTNPTSSDDFAKGITHDQNAIYVTGIENQCFGCDSKWHIQKRDLNTGGIIWFQISNPSINPDGSNAIAVDTSGVYIVGTVGISFLNWAWRVEKRDLTTGSLIWGHTWDISPLGDTPYSITLDSSGLYVAGADYLAGNAQWRIEKRNLITGSQIWTHTVNPSSLDDVAKSVVCDSSGIYIGGYDINVSGDSQWRIEKRNLSSGLPINSFGSGGVIISNISSGLDEINGMTIDTSGIYAAGIDNTPGNAEWRVEKRDLYTGALTCSVTSDPSPNDDKAFATIVDGSGVYVAGMKYISFGDNEWRIEKYSNSCSIATNIKEISAKAKLRIFPNPAANYIEIDNSENKSVQIFDAQGKLILEKSMMNTNTIDISGLQSGIHFVRHKELNVVQSFLKE, from the coding sequence ATGAAAGCTAAATCTATTTTTCGTTTTTTTGCCCTATTAGTTGGGGCAATTATTTCACCTATTAATTTGTCAGGCCAGCTTGCGCCAATTTGGAGTCAAAGTGTTGACCCAACTGCATCTGATGATGAAGCAACGGCAATTACAAGTAATAGTAATGCCATATTTGTTGCCGGCTTTGACTATTCTGCATCGAACAGCAATTGGAGAATAGAAAAAAGAGACTTGACAACTGGTAACTATATTCCAACTTTTGGAACAGGTGGTGTTGTATTTACTAATCCTACCTCCAGTGATGATTTTGCAAAAGGAATTACACATGACCAAAATGCAATTTATGTTACCGGAATAGAAAATCAATGTTTCGGATGCGATTCGAAGTGGCACATACAAAAAAGAGATTTGAATACCGGTGGGATTATATGGTTTCAGATTAGTAACCCAAGCATAAATCCGGATGGATCAAATGCTATTGCGGTAGACACAAGTGGAGTTTATATTGTTGGAACAGTTGGAATCTCATTTTTAAATTGGGCGTGGCGCGTTGAAAAAAGAGACTTGACCACAGGTTCACTTATATGGGGACATACATGGGATATAAGCCCGTTAGGCGACACGCCTTACTCTATTACACTCGATTCGTCAGGCTTGTATGTTGCAGGCGCTGATTATTTAGCAGGAAACGCACAATGGAGGATAGAAAAAAGAAATTTGATTACCGGATCGCAAATTTGGACCCATACAGTTAATCCAAGCTCATTGGATGATGTTGCTAAATCTGTTGTTTGTGACAGTTCAGGAATATACATTGGGGGTTATGACATAAATGTATCAGGAGATTCACAATGGCGAATAGAAAAACGAAATCTTTCATCAGGTCTTCCAATAAATAGTTTTGGATCAGGTGGAGTGATTATAAGTAATATTAGCAGTGGTTTAGATGAAATAAACGGGATGACCATAGATACAAGTGGAATTTATGCTGCCGGGATTGACAATACTCCCGGTAACGCTGAATGGAGAGTTGAAAAGCGAGATCTCTATACCGGAGCCCTTACTTGTAGCGTAACCTCAGATCCAAGTCCTAATGATGATAAAGCTTTTGCAACTATTGTTGATGGTAGTGGAGTTTATGTAGCGGGCATGAAATATATTTCGTTTGGTGATAATGAATGGAGAATTGAAAAATACAGTAACTCATGCAGTATTGCAACCAATATAAAAGAAATTAGTGCTAAGGCTAAACTAAGGATCTTTCCTAATCCTGCCGCTAATTATATTGAAATTGATAATTCAGAAAACAAGAGTGTTCAGATATTTGATGCGCAGGGAAAACTTATTCTTGAAAAATCTATGATGAATACAAATACGATTGATATTAGCGGCTTACAAAGCGGAATTCATTTTGTACGACACAAGGAGTTGAATGTGGTGCAGTCGTTTTTGAAAGAGTAG